In Montipora foliosa isolate CH-2021 chromosome 13, ASM3666993v2, whole genome shotgun sequence, one DNA window encodes the following:
- the LOC137982069 gene encoding follistatin-related protein 1-like isoform X1 — translation MRIVQSVSLFLTLASLGLAVTAESRFDENGQESFETNNQDLCLDVLCHAGQDCLVHNEIASCICKKSCPDHDNPVCGSNGMTFPNHCELHRTACLQGKKISVKHNGMCKGVPTQSSSSKRVNQSKPVVCYEDDREDIRSRLIGWLKTQNNLLEGVQDYNDLVKSYFDKMDENSDGRLDAVEFREFVLANQTKEEDSNIEEYENSILQGLCADALISVSDDDSDLELTIDEFMKCLNPEFKPPKRGCGLDDLVYSDGAEISTNDCNSCVCACGHWVCTALKCDDTEANQVRAQMYKDEAENHKLIVNGEEAKDLLNQEISRQKNKQGHHIQREVLPLLKTRHPHKHRKHGSRKSSHKD, via the exons ATGCGAATAGTTCAATCTGTTTCTCTCTTCTTGACTTTGGCTTCCCTAGGCCTCGCAGTTACAGCAGAATCT CGCTTCGATGAAAATGGTCAGGAATCGtttgaaacaaacaatcaag ATTTGTGCCTCGATGTCCTGTGTCATGCTGGACAGGACTGTTTAGTCCATAATGAAATTGCCTCCTGCATTTGCAAGAAATCATGTCCTGATCATGATAATCCAGTCTGTGGATCAAATGGTATGACTTTTCCAAACCACTGTGAGCTGCACCGGACTGCTTGTTTGCAAGGAAAGAAGATTTCTGTTAAACATAATGGAATGTGCAAAG GGGTGCCAACTCAGTCTTCTTCATCAAAAAGAGTGAACCAGTCAAAACCTG TCGTTTGCTATGAGGATGATCGTGAAGACATACGCAGTCGTTTGATTGGATGGTTAAAGACCCAAAACAATTTGTTGGAAGGCGTGCAAGATTATAATGATCTGGTCAAGTCTTATTTTGACAAGATGGATGAAAACAGTGATGGGCGACTCGATGCAGTGGAATTCAGAGAGTTTGTACTGGCAAATCAAACAAAGGAAGAG GATTCCAACATAGAAGAATACGAGAATTCCATACTGCAAGGCCTGTGTGCTGATGCATTGATTTCAGTCAGTGATGATGACTCAGACTTGGAATTGACCATTGACGAGTTCATGAAATGTTTGAATCCAG AATTCAAGCCACCCAAGAGAG gTTGTGGACTGGATGACCTAGTTTACAGCGATGGAGCtgaaatttcaacaaatgattGTAATAGCTG TGTCTGTGCATGTGGCCATTGGGTCTGTACTGCATTGAAATGTGATG ACACGGAAGCCAACCAAGTTAGAGCACAAATGTACAAGGATGAAGCAGAGAATCACAAGTTGATTGTTAATGGAGAGGAAGCTAAGGATCTGCTCAATCAAGAGATAAGTcggcaaaaaaacaaacagggTCATCATATACAGAGAGAGGTTTTACCTCTGCTCAAAACAAGACATCCCCACAAGCACAGAAAACATGGTTCAAGAAAATCATCTCATAAAGACTAA
- the LOC137982069 gene encoding follistatin-related protein 1-like isoform X2, with protein sequence MRIVQSVSLFLTLASLGLAVTAESRFDENGQESFETNNQDLCLDVLCHAGQDCLVHNEIASCICKKSCPDHDNPVCGSNGMTFPNHCELHRTACLQGKKISVKHNGMCKGVPTQSSSSKRVNQSKPVVCYEDDREDIRSRLIGWLKTQNNLLEGVQDYNDLVKSYFDKMDENSDGRLDAVEFREFVLANQTKEEDSNIEEYENSILQGLCADALISVSDDDSDLELTIDEFMKCLNPEFKPPKRGCGLDDLVYSDGAEISTNDCNSCVCACGHWVCTALKCDGLQGLSGVAFNYRKTMVAKEDC encoded by the exons ATGCGAATAGTTCAATCTGTTTCTCTCTTCTTGACTTTGGCTTCCCTAGGCCTCGCAGTTACAGCAGAATCT CGCTTCGATGAAAATGGTCAGGAATCGtttgaaacaaacaatcaag ATTTGTGCCTCGATGTCCTGTGTCATGCTGGACAGGACTGTTTAGTCCATAATGAAATTGCCTCCTGCATTTGCAAGAAATCATGTCCTGATCATGATAATCCAGTCTGTGGATCAAATGGTATGACTTTTCCAAACCACTGTGAGCTGCACCGGACTGCTTGTTTGCAAGGAAAGAAGATTTCTGTTAAACATAATGGAATGTGCAAAG GGGTGCCAACTCAGTCTTCTTCATCAAAAAGAGTGAACCAGTCAAAACCTG TCGTTTGCTATGAGGATGATCGTGAAGACATACGCAGTCGTTTGATTGGATGGTTAAAGACCCAAAACAATTTGTTGGAAGGCGTGCAAGATTATAATGATCTGGTCAAGTCTTATTTTGACAAGATGGATGAAAACAGTGATGGGCGACTCGATGCAGTGGAATTCAGAGAGTTTGTACTGGCAAATCAAACAAAGGAAGAG GATTCCAACATAGAAGAATACGAGAATTCCATACTGCAAGGCCTGTGTGCTGATGCATTGATTTCAGTCAGTGATGATGACTCAGACTTGGAATTGACCATTGACGAGTTCATGAAATGTTTGAATCCAG AATTCAAGCCACCCAAGAGAG gTTGTGGACTGGATGACCTAGTTTACAGCGATGGAGCtgaaatttcaacaaatgattGTAATAGCTG TGTCTGTGCATGTGGCCATTGGGTCTGTACTGCATTGAAATGTGATG GACTGCAAGGGTTAAGTGGGGTTGCatttaactacagaaagacaatggttgctaaggaagatTGTTAG